The genomic segment ACACCTGTGAGTGTCCACACAGATTACTTGATAAATTGTTAAAGAGCGTTAGCGCATCTCGGTAAGCCCGAGTGGCTAGGGATGCGTATTTTACGCAATTCCCGTATCGCGTCAAGTGATTTTTAAACTAATTTAAAAACTCTTTTCAGCGTCACTTTTCAGTGAACTGATTTGGCGTGTACACCATGCTATTGCGTGGTTTGCCGTGTCAGTGGATGCGCATTATAGGGAGATTATGAAACCGTGCAAGGGCTTTTTGCAAATTTTAAGATCGAATGAGGATCTTTTGTGCAGATCGTTTTATTTTTAACTATTATGACTGTTTTTATAGCAGTTTTATTCTATTTCCCTGACTTGTTATGAACTAATTATCGTGTTTTAAGGTCATTTTTTCGTCAGAGTATGGTGAAAGCGCTAATAATTCATTACCATAGCTATGCTTTTTAACAGTTATTTATCATTTTTCATTTTTATTAGAGATAAACTTATGCAGAAGTCATTTGTTATTACCTTAGTTACAGCGCTCATTGGCGCAGTTATCATTTATGCTCTATCTAGTAATGTTCAACTTGTTATATCTTTTATTGCAGGTGCAATGTTAGCTAGTCTTATTTTTACTTTCGTTCCTACTTCAACCGCAGCGGCTTCAAATGAGCCTTATGTTGGCCCAACTATGACACTGTATGTGGGTAACTTGCCATACCGTGTACATGAAGGTGAAGTGAAGAGTCTTTTCGGGGAGTATGGTCCTGTCAATTCAGTACGCTTAGTGAGAGATAGAAAAACAGGTCGCCGTAAAGGTTTTGGTTTCGTTGAGATGTCAGAAGCCGGTGCTAAAAAGGCGATGAACAAACTAAATGATTACAGTTTCCAAGAACGTACTTTAAAAGTAAGAGAAGCTAAATCACAAGAATCAGATCCAGCGGATCAAAATAAAGATTAGTTATATCGTTAGCTGGCTATGGAAAGACACTCAAGTTGTGTAAAGCCATAGTCAGTTAATGTCTGTTTTAGCCCATCCCCAATCTCAGCTGTATACCCAGCTTTTAAAATCACATCACAATTCTGACTCTTACTTTGACTACCTATCAAAAACAACACTCGTGTAGCAATCGCACTACCTGAATCAAGTAGTAATATTTTAGCACCTAAAACTTGTGCTATTTCTTGGCGTAAAAACGGAAAATGAGTGCAACCCAACACCACGGTATCGATAGATGAGTTTTGGATAGGCTGTAAAATCTGTTCAATTTTCTTTATATCAACACATTTTCGTCCCGCTTTGTCTTCTGCTATT from the Shewanella japonica genome contains:
- a CDS encoding RNA recognition motif domain-containing protein, whose product is MQKSFVITLVTALIGAVIIYALSSNVQLVISFIAGAMLASLIFTFVPTSTAAASNEPYVGPTMTLYVGNLPYRVHEGEVKSLFGEYGPVNSVRLVRDRKTGRRKGFGFVEMSEAGAKKAMNKLNDYSFQERTLKVREAKSQESDPADQNKD